AGGAGCAAACATGGTCCCATGACCGATCCTGCACCCTCCATCTCCCCCAGCAAGACAACAACGGTGTCATTCAACGTGTGGCACATTACTGCCCCCCAGTGGCCACGGTTAGGAACGACCTCAGCTTTCACGTCAATAATACTTGAAACTCATCTTTAAACATGAACCGACAAGAAGACTTCACATGGGTTTAAATGTGTACTATGCAGCtttaagtaagtaaataaacacaagtctaagtgatggaaatattacgtgctggtcatgtgacagtcatGTGACCCACTATATGaccgcttgtttgttttttgttttttttttttaccaggaaaGCGTATTTTTCAATCCATGTAATAATACCAATGCTCTTATTGAGTCTCAGATATTGCAGTTCAACTCTTGTTAAGATATTTCTTCAGTGATTTAATAGaaaacaagctagctagcttttaGCATTCAGCAATAAGAAGCAATTgtgtccccaaaatggcagcagGTAAGCTAGGTCATATCCTTTTTACTATGAGACCTCATGATGTAACAATAGTAATATTCTTATAGAGTGTCAAATATCCAAGTCTTGTTAAGATTTAGACCTcctggccgagtggttagcatgtaggccacacagtcaataGATATTTGTTCAGTGATTTAGCATTCATGCTTAATAAGAAGCCATGGTGTGTCCCCAAAATGGCggcaggtaagctagctcatattctTTTTACTATGAGAGCTCATGATGTAACAATAGTAATATTCTTATAGAGTGTCAAATATCCAAGTCTTGTTAAGATTTAGACCTcctggccgagtggttagcatgtaggccacaaagTCAAGAGATATTTGTTCAGTGCTTTAGCATTTATGCTTAATAAGAAGCCATGGTGTGTCACCAAAATGGCggcaggtaagctagctcatattctTTTTACTATGAGACGTCATGACGTAACAATAGTAATATTCTTATAGAATGTCAAATATCCAAGCCTTGTTAAGACTTACACCTcctggccgagtggttagcatgtaggccacacagtcgaGATATTTGTTCAGTGATTTAGCATTCATGCTTAATAAGAAGCCATGGTGTGTCCCCAAAATGGCggcaggtaagctagctcatattctTTTTACTATGAGACGTCATGATGTAACAATAGTAATATTCTTATAGAATGTCAAATATCCAAGTCTTGTTAAGACTTAGACCTcctggccgagtggttagcatttaggccacacagtcaagagatatTTGTTCAATGATTTAGCATTTATGCTTAATAAGAAGCCATGGTGTGTCACCAAAATGGCggcaggtaagctagctcatattctTTTTACTATGAGACGTCATGATGTAACAATAGTAATATTCTTATAGAATGTCAAATATCCAAGTCTTGTTAAGACTTAGACCTcctggccgagtggttagcatgtaggccacaaagTCAAGAGATATTTGTTCAGTGCTTTAGCATTTATGCTTAATAAGAAGCCATGGTGTGTCCCCAAAATGGCGGCAAGTAAGCTAGCTTATTTCCAACATGGATGGTTCACAGCTGCAGTGTAAAGAAGCCTTTTTTACTTTCAGCACGCACTTAGATCTCTACATAAAGTTGCTAtgacttttagtttttttaaggGAGAAGGGGAGTGTTATTGCAGATGGACGTACTTCATGCGTTAcaacactgattttttttattgcaaatgttgatgtggAACGAGTCGTATACTCCCAGAGAAGAATGTATTCCAAACCGACCAATCGCAGCCTTTAGATTTTTTACAGACAGAAGGAGGGTTTTCAGGGTagatttatttttcacagaCAGTACTCCTAACTGAAACCAAGAAAAGGCGTACATGGGGGGCGGTATGTGCCCCCCAGGCGAGGCACAGGAATACAATAAATGAGCAGTctggtgtttttgtttgcaaGACTTTATGAATATTTCTGAATATTACTATTAGTACTATTCTACTGTATTCTGTGCGTCTTTGTTGAGGAGCCTGACCAGCAGCGGCCTCAGCTTGGTGGCGTCCCAGCTCTGCGTGACGCCGCCATAGCGTTTGCTAGCAAGCGGGACGCTCCAGCGGAAGTGCTTCATCTTGTAGGAACCGTCTTTCTTCTGGGCCATGTCCAAGAGCTGCTCCTCTGTCACCTCCTCATCTGCTCCTTTGCTTAAATCTCGCCTCATCTCTGCAGGAAACATTTCTGATGAGTCCTTCGCCCCGCTGGAGATGTACGCTGTGATGGGGCGGCGTTTTCGGCCAACAGGCTTCCCCCAGCGGAAGTGCTCCATAGAGTAGGAGCGTTTGGCAACCGGGGAGGAAGAGGTGTCCGGCAGGCGAGGAGGCTGGAGTTGGGCGTCATGAGGGTCACGGagctgcagacaggaagtgacacagaCATCAATCGGTGAGCTGCAGCTTCCCACAGGAAACCAGCAGTGTTGGACTTTACCGTCTCATCAGACTCCTCACACTCTGATTGGTCCCAGCATCGACTGATGGTTCCTCTGGACACGCCCACCAGAACCGCACACACTAATAGCCATGCAGGACACATCCTGACAACAGATGATAGATGATGACAATAGATGATGACAATAGATGATGACAATAGATGATAATATAATGATAGATGATGATAATATATGATAGATGATGACAATAGATGATGACAATAGATGATAATACGATGATAGATGATGACAATAGATGATGGTACGATGATAGATGATGACAATAGATGATGATACGAAGATAGATGATGCCAATAGATAATATGATAGATGATGACAATAGATAATATGATAGATGATGATAATATAATGATAGATGATGACAATATATGATAATACGATGATAGATGATGACAATAGGTGATAATACGATGATAGATGATGACAAGAGAAGATAATACGATGATAGATGATGACAACAGATGATAATATAATGATAGATGATGACAACAGATGATGTACGATGACAGATGATGACAATAGATGATAATATAATGATAGATGATGGCATCACATATGTTAGTACACacactacagtatatactgtgaACCTGTAAGAAATGATAGCCATAACCTCATCGATGGCTGaaccaaaatattatatatatacacgtgtatatatgtgtgtgtgtgtgtgtacagtatatgtgtatacGTATAGTCAATGAGTAGTAAAAAGAAAAGTTGAGTCTGACCTGTGTTGTGTGATTGTTGTTCTCTTTTGGATGctggcttcttcttcttgctttaTGTTGGATCAGACTGTTTTTATTCTctcagcgcacacacacacacacacatgatgacGTGTTAAAGGTCAATCATCAGCATGTGTAGCTTAGCACCGACGTGGGATGTCCTCGCTGGGACGGGAACGTACGTTTAGGAGGCATACCCATCCATGTACCTCTTTTGTTTGGAGGCTCAGTCTCGCTGGTGATGATTCTCCACACGCCTTCCACCTGACCTTCTTCTTTCCGCTCAGTCTTCTATGACGTCATGTCACCGCTGGCCAAGGCCGGTGTACAGGATCCCAAGAGGTTGTACGTCTTATATTGATGTTGTAAATGTCTTATTCGGTTACACGTCTTATATTGATGTTGTAAATGACTTATTTGGTTATACGTCTTATTTTGATGTTGTAAATGTCTTATTCGGTTATACGTCTTATATTGATGTTGTAAATGTCTTATTCGGTTATACGTCTTATATTGATGTTGTAAATGTCTTTTTAGGTTACACGTCTTACATTTATGTCGTAAATTTCTTATTCggttatatgtcttatatttatGTTGTAAATGTCTTTTTAGGTTACACGTCTTACATTTATGTCGTAAATTTCTTATTCggttatatgtcttatatttatgttgtaaatgtttttttaggttaaacgtcttatatttttgttgtaaatgtctTATTAGGTTAAACGTCTTATATTTATGTTGTAAATGTCTTTTTAGGTTAAACGtcttatttttgttgtaaatgtctTATTAGGTTATACCTCTTATATTTATGTTGTAAATGTCTTATTTGGTTATACGTCTTATATTTATGTTGTAAATGTCTTTTTAGGTTATACGCCTTATATTGATGTTGTAAATGTCTTATTAGGTTATACGTCTTATATTGATATTGTAAATGTCTTTTCAGGATATACGTCTTATATTGATGTTGTAAATGTCTTATTAGGTTATACGTCTTATATTGATATTGTAAATGGCTTTTCAGGATATACGTCTTATATTGATGTTGTAAATGTCTTATTAGGTTACACGTCTTATATTGATGTTGTGAATGTTACAATTAGGTTACATGTCTTATATTTATGTTGTGAAGTGCTACATAAATGTTACtctgaaaaaaacaatcattgtCTCCAAAGCTGAAGTAATGGAAGACGTGATGCCTTGATCTGGTCTGGTGGGCTTCAACCTCCTGACAAACAAAGGTATGTTCCACAGGAAGCAGGTAATGACATTTTCATGACTCCTGGAgttgaaaagtgtatttttttaatatttcagtttAAGTATTACAAGTGTTGATGCTGGTATGGTTTAGCATGTAGCACGCTCCAAGAAGGCACTGGTACTTTGTGGGAATTTTCAACGCTCAGGTCCGCCCATCTGCGGCGTGGAGGATGGCGGCGGCACAGCTTTTGGCTTCCTGTAACAGCGCTTCCACTTTGGAGCGAGTCTGCAGCACAGGACAGAAGGTAAGGTGTGGAGACGGGAGTCTCGTCCACGTGTGGCCACCTACCTCCACCTTGAAAGTGTGGTCTGTGATGTCCTTAAGGTTGATGATGACGTTATAGTATGCCCCAAAAACCGCCGTCTCCAACGCTTTGACCGCAACCTAGAAGTCGCACAGGTGAGCGTTCCTTCAAGCTCCTCAAATGTCACGGCTACACACCTGAGCATCTGATTTGCAGGCGATGTTTCCATGAAGGACAAGTTCTTTGAGGGGCGGCCAGAGGACACTGATTCTCTGGGCCAGGGCCAACGGGACACTCACTGCTCGCTTCAGGCCATCCTGCAtcgccgcctctcgcctgtcAGGACGCAACACGACCTTCAAATCATTCTTCTCTGCCACAACGTGACAACAAGCCTGTCTACCTTTGGACTTCCTCCTCAGAGTTTTTGGGCATCTTCAGCGCTGCCTACGGTCCAAAGGACAAATGAGAAGACGAGCTGTTGATGACAGTTGAATGGATGGAGTGAATGGTCACCATGTAAGCGCTGAAGGCAGAAGAGTCGCTGTCCACCATGTCCAGCAGCTCATTCATGGCCTGATGGAACGGAGGAATCAACCTTCTCATCACGGCGTCCACGCTCTCAAACTGCCTCTTGCCGTACGTCATCTGGCCCACCATGGCGCCCAGCGCCGCTCCCTGTGGCACACgcatcaccatgacaaccatgTCAAACACACTGTCCGGGCAAAGACCTCGGTACCAGCGCGGCGATGGCGGCCGACGCTGATCCTCCGCCAGGGGCCGCTGTCCGAGCACCAACGCTTCGAACAAACTGCTGCAGGGGAAGCGACGCCAGGCGGCCGTCGTTCTGTGACCTCACCATGTACCTGCACACATCACACATCTTACTTACAGCATTAGCATTGGCACGGAACATGTGCATGTCCTTCAGCTTTAGCATGGAACATGTGCATGtcctttagcattagcatggaaCATGTGCACGTCCTGCAGCATTCGCACGGAACATGTGCACGTCTTACAACATTAGCACAGAACATGTGCACGTCTTGCAGCATTAGCATGGAACATGTGCACGTCTTGCAGCATTAGCATGGAACATGTGCGTGTCTTGCAGCATAAGCATGGAACATGTACACATCTTGCAGCTTTAGCATGGAACATGTGCACCTCTTGCAGCATTAGCATGGAACATGTGCACCTCTTGGAACATTAGCATGGAACATGTGCACCTCTTGGAACATTAGCATGGAACATAGGCACCTCTTGCAACATTAGCATGGAACATGTGCACCTCTTGCAGCATTAGCATGGAACATGTGCACGTCTTGCAGCATTAGCATGGAACATGTGCACGTCTTGCAGCATTAGCATGGAACATGTGCACGTCCTGCACTATTAGCATGGAACATGTACAGGTCTTCCATCATCAAACTTACTCAATGATTCGTTCCTTTGCTTTGAAAGGTCCTAGAGAGTCCAGACCCAGCTTGTTGATCACCTGACCACACACAAGAGGTTTAGATGGTTAGAAGCCGTCAAGCAAGGAACTCTTACGCTGCTTCCCATTGGTGCCATTGCGTACTTACACTTAACTTTTGAGTCAATATTGTGGGTACATCCACAATACTTTTGAAAGAGTACTACAGTAGCTTATCTGTATTGAAGTGTACTACAGTATACGCAAGTATTCCATTGGAAACACAGCCTTGAGGATGATGAATTCTCACCAGCCGCACTTTGTGCTCCTCCTCCAGGATGAAAAGTTGCTGTGTTTGGATGTAGAAGTCCGCAGCGTCCAGAAGAGCTTGGAGAGGAATCAAACCAACGATCTGAGAGCCCACAACCGGCAGCTTGAGATCCTGAAGACGTGAGCGGAAGTCGTCAGCGGATGGAACGCCATCTCATCTTACTTCCATGAAGGTTGCTTTATTCCTCCTGTTCCTTCATCACATCATGATACCGTGGCGTCATCAGTGTGATGATATCGCATCATGATACCATGGCATCATCAGTGTGATACCATCACATCATGATACCATGGTGTCATCACATTGTGATATCATCACATTGTGATATCATCACATCATCATACCATGGTATCATCGCATTGATATCATCACATCATGATACCATGGCATCATCACATTGTGATATCATCACATCATCATACCATGGCGTCATCacttcatgacatcatgataCCATGACATCACATTTTGATTTCATCACATCATCATACCATGGTGTCATCACATTGTGATATCATCACATCATGATACATGGGTCATCAAATTGTGATATCATCACATCATGATACCATGGTGTCAACACATTGTGATATCATCACATTATGATACCATGGCATCATCAGTGTGATATCATAACCTTATCATACCATGTCGTCATCacttcatgacatcatgataCCATGGCATCATCACATTGTGATATCATCACATTATGATACCATGGAATCATCACATCATCATACCATGGCGTCATCACATTGGGGCATTATGACATTCTCGTATCATGACATGATGGCACCGTAATGATGTCATGGTATCATGTATCATAATATGAGATGGTGATGACATATGATGACGTAATGAACATGTGTGTCATACGGACGTACCTGGGCGTCCTTGCAGATGGCTTGGTAGACGCAGTGGAGGGGCGTATGTTGGTAGTCTAGGATGTTGGTGGACACCTGAGCCATGTTATCTTCTTCCAGGTACCAACCTATTGCCTGCACCTTCTTCAGCAACCCTGGCTGATATCATCACGTGTATCGTATCACGCTTtcatctcatcatcatcatcatctatgCTTTATCATGTCTATCATATCACtttcatttcccagcatgcacctGGTCTTTGCCCCGTCCTTGCTCCCTGATGTTCAGCGCGATGCGATGCGCCTGCTCCTTGGTGCCAATAATGTTGACATTGTAGGCGATGAGGAAGTTTCGGGCGCCCGTCACCGTGGCGCCCCAAGACGCCACAAAGCTGCCGGGCCCAAAGTCCGGAGCCCACTCCTTTTGTTGAAGCTGGAGAACAAAGCTGATGTTATCACAAGAAGACATGAAAGAAAGGCAAGCGGGCTGTCACCTTGTCTGCTAGAGCTTCGTATTCGCCAGCTCTCACGGACGGAAGACTTCTCCTGGACTCGCTGCGTGCTGCTTCGCCGTAAAGGAACACTGACGACACACAAGTGCTTcaagtttttcattttcatgtggGATTTTTTTATGGTGCAACGTCTGACCAGGCACGTGCAGCAAGGACGCCAACTTCTGTCCAAAGACATTAGCGCAGCGGACACAGTCCTCCATGGTGACATTCTGGACAGGGATGAAAGGACAGACGTCCAGTGCTCCCATACGAGGGTGctcccctacacacacacacacatgaaaatgtACATGTTGTGTGTCTCTGTGGACGTTGCGGACTCACCCGAGTGTTTGCTCATATCAATGAGGCTGAAGGCCTGACGGGCGGCGTTCAGAGCGCCTTCCACCGCAGCTTCAGGCGCACCCACAAAAGTGTAAACGGTGCGGTTGGTGGAAGCTCCGGGGTCCACATCCAGGAGGCTGCAGCCAGGTGTGCTGCTGATGGCCGCCGAAATGGCATCGATCACCTGGAAAACATTTCATCTTTTCTTATAGATCAGCTAAACATGGAAACCATCAAGGAGACCAGCATCTAGATCCACTCACATGTTCCTCACCAATCGCTTATGATGAAGGACAAGAACTCACCTCTTGATTCCGCCCCTCTGAGAAGTTTGGGACACATTCGACCAGTTGAGCCATGATGTCTTCACTCCAAAAGGAACTACCCGAACGACTCACTTCTtttctgaaacacacacacagccatacAGGGCTGAATCATTAACAGATGCACCCCTGCAGGttagtgtgtgtttgcgtgctgCAAGCAGACTACCAGTAGATGATTGTTTACGTGCTCTTCATCAAACATTCAGCAAGTCGCAAAACAACACCACTGACCAGCGAGCAAAGGTCACGCCCCTTGTGCtcttcaaacacaaaacatgcttctggggaggtcagaggtcatgtgtTGGTTGAACATCAACTCCAAGTCTTTGACATGCAAGCTGAAGGTCAAGCTTGTGCGTTCCATGTTACTGTATTACGTAATCATAACTTTTATCATTTATTCTTTACATTTCAATTTTCAACCATGGACCTGAGAATTGTTTACATTCTAAGCTAAAACATAGCGCACGTGTctgaaattcattttttttcatagttgcaCCACATTTTAATACCGCTTTAACAGGTTATCAGCAATGAGAAGTTGCGTTCAAAGGCACCACGTCATTTAAGTTGCATTCACCTGTTTTAAGAGTATTTTTGGGGACTTCCGGGCACACTTATATGCAGCGAATGGGACTTCCACATTAAGAGTTACAAAGTGAGTTGTTTTAAGGcctaattattacatttttaaagtaatttgccCCACACAGGTCATGGTATTTGTTTAGAATCAATAGAAGAGttgattaaattaaaacatgtgATGGGTTCAGAAATACTCTTCAAGTAATATATGATTAATTCCACACCATCATAAATCATTCAAATACTGTAGTTCTATAATGGGTTGTGGTTAGGAATTCCCTTTTTACGACACTCTGTTGTTCCCTAAACGTTACACCGACGTAGACGTACTGAACTTCCGTAGTCTACGCAATACGTCATTTCGTAGTTAGCTTGTGCAGCTACGCGTCTCAGCGACAAACGGCAGAGTCACAGCATATTTGTGAAATAATGGTAATATACTCATAATAATTTGCCCCCAGAAGGAGAAAACAGTAACAACCGGATATACATACGTATGGAGAGACTATACTAGCATTTGTTGGAACGACGTGAAGGCAGGCAGGAGGTTTCACGGGTTTGCTTTCATTCCACTGGCTAGCTTAGCTAGATTGACTTACTTTGCcatagacatactgtatatagacgCCGCATCGAGTGGGTTTGTCCACTGCTGCGATACGTCAaagtcgccgccatattggatgagTCAGGTTGCACTGTAAATGAATATAAGTCGATGCACTGACTGATAAAACGCCATTCTATAAAGAAATTTAAGTTAATTCCTCTCGTTCCTACATTTACACACGCTAAAATACACAGTTGAAAACAATGACCCCGAAAACAAGCACAGCTACATTGTTCAAAAACAATCACGTTGGCTCTTTATGGAAGTAAATACATTTACAGCAGTCTTGACCCATCCGatatggcggcgacgttgacgTACTGCTCAGCGCTCGATGTGGCGTCTATCTATGTTTATGAACTTGccaagttagctagctagctaattgTTAACCGTCGTTAAAGTTTCTACACAGTGACACTCGTCTTTAGTCATGTAATGGGTTCTACAGAGAGATACTTAGTTATTACTCATTGAGTTATAGTATTGAAGTGTTTGTTTCTGCAACATTCTTATTGTTGTAACAGTATCAGTGTCTTTATTGTCAATTAATTGTGACCCTTTTTCAGATTCATGACATCTCCTTTTGAGAAGCCAACAACATTTGACTTGGCCCATCAACGTTTCCAGAGTCCCGGCCCTGACAAGGTGAGGGTTTTTGTCTTGTGAAGTTTTTGCAAGTATTTAAATACTGTCTTTATATTTCTTTTTGGCTGAAGCGTGATGGCGAGTGGAGCCATGTTAGAACCGCACCAATTGGACACAGGTCAGTAGAGGCCTCCTCCGGGCACCACGTTCAATGTTTCGGTGTTTCTGGAGTCTTTCTTCTGCTTTGTCTCAGCGTGCATTTCGAACAAGCCGTCAAAACACTGATGGGACTGACAAGACCAAGCACATCAACCAATTACTGGGCAGGAATAGACGAGGACAGCCAACTGCAGCCGCCACTGGAAGAATCTTCAATTTCTTTGTCCCATGGGTGAGTTTGGTTAGTCCTGAATGCTCCATGGTGATCTTCATCTATTTAATAAGGCTGGCATCATTGACATGTAAGCAGATTTTGTGGAAAGCATACAAATATTAAGGAGATGTACAGAGAAGAATTTGCAGCTGTACATGTGGACCATTCCACTATCAATTCACTGACTGATCACTGACCAGGCCTGTATTGTGCATGtcgtccaccagatggcgcccACACACAGCTTGTTCACCTAATGAAAGTGTATCTGTGGAGGCGCATGACTCTCTTGCTGGGCTAAGAGGACACATGCGTGATGGGAGCTTGGCGTCGTCCTCGCCAGGACACACGACATGGATGAGATCTGTTAGGATGCAGGAGGTGAAGTTGAAAGGTTATGAAGTCTTTGTCTGCGGTTGACTTCATAGATTTGCTGCTTCTTCTCAGTGTGCTTCAGATGACCATGCAGACCACTGCGGATCTTCTTCCTCGTCAGTGATGTCCCCTCAATTGCTGGAGATGACCCCTGCCGGAGGAAGAGACAACAGGAAGTCCAGCAGGAGCAAAGCCGATGCAGAACCGGGCGAGGAAGACAGGAGGAGCTGGATGGCCTTCAGACAGAGAAAGAAAAGCAGCAGGTTGGCGGGTTTTCATCCCGGTCGCAGGAAAGCGGACAAGTCCAGACCCAGTGAGTCCAGCAAACACTTCATCCAACTTCCTTCCAAAGCAAACTATGGACacacattcttcttcttcttcttccagtcGTATTGTCCAGTGAGGAAGACGAGCATGGCGAAGGTGACGAGAACAGCTGGATTGACACAACTCCATGGGGACATCCTTCCTTCCTGGAACTGGACTTTTTGTTGCTTCACGCCGGCCTGGCGCATGCTGCTGCCAACGGCAAGATGATGGTGACTACATGCCGTTACATCAACAGGAACAGGAAATACGCTCCAGGCTAACCATAACTAGCACAATGCACTTCCCATTGACACTGCGTTACTTTCTCT
This window of the Doryrhamphus excisus isolate RoL2022-K1 chromosome 10, RoL_Dexc_1.0, whole genome shotgun sequence genome carries:
- the LOC131137725 gene encoding pro-opiomelanocortin-like, producing MCPAWLLVCAVLVGVSRGTISRCWDQSECEESDETLRDPHDAQLQPPRLPDTSSSPVAKRSYSMEHFRWGKPVGRKRRPITAYISSGAKDSSEMFPAEMRRDLSKGADEEVTEEQLLDMAQKKDGSYKMKHFRWSVPLASKRYGGVTQSWDATKLRPLLVRLLNKDAQNTVE
- the ftcd gene encoding formimidoyltransferase-cyclodeaminase; translation: MAQLVECVPNFSEGRNQEVIDAISAAISSTPGCSLLDVDPGASTNRTVYTFVGAPEAAVEGALNAARQAFSLIDMSKHSGEHPRMGALDVCPFIPVQNVTMEDCVRCANVFGQKLASLLHVPVFLYGEAARSESRRSLPSVRAGEYEALADKLQQKEWAPDFGPGSFVASWGATVTGARNFLIAYNVNIIGTKEQAHRIALNIREQGRGKDQPGLLKKVQAIGWYLEEDNMAQVSTNILDYQHTPLHCVYQAICKDAQDLKLPVVGSQIVGLIPLQALLDAADFYIQTQQLFILEEEHKVRLVINKLGLDSLGPFKAKERIIEYMVRSQNDGRLASLPLQQFVRSVGARTAAPGGGSASAAIAALGAALGAMVGQMTYGKRQFESVDAVMRRLIPPFHQAMNELLDMVDSDSSAFSAYMAALKMPKNSEEEVQRREAAMQDGLKRAVSVPLALAQRISVLWPPLKELVLHGNIACKSDAQVAVKALETAVFGAYYNVIINLKDITDHTFKVETRSKVEALLQEAKSCAAAILHAADGRT